A stretch of the Argentina anserina chromosome 6, drPotAnse1.1, whole genome shotgun sequence genome encodes the following:
- the LOC126800458 gene encoding uncharacterized protein LOC126800458 gives MFYGAVVWDPWLILVQIVCLQCLYYLTLGFFLAALVGTRVSRMTLVYFFDFATVTVSTVTGWCVIASFVLSALASAGYLYLLIERSKRCLDFSVTVYIVHLCICIGYGGWPSSITWWVVNGTGIGVMAWLGIYLCMKRELQEIMIPTARYRSNV, from the exons ATGTTCTATGGTGCAGTAGTATGGGACCCTTGGCTCATTCTTGTCCAAATTGTGTGCCTTCAGTGTCTCTACTATCTCACTCTTGGGTTCTTCTTGGCTGCTCTTGTTGGGACTCGCGTGTCCCGTATGACCCTTGTGTATTTCTTTGATTTTGCCACTGTCACCGTCTCTACTGTCACCGGGTGGTGTGTCATTGCCTCCTTTGTGCTCAGTGCACTTGCCAG CGCTGGATATCTATATCTTTTGATTGAGAGGTCGAAAAGGTGCTTAGATTTTTCAGTCACCGTGTACATTGTCCATCTCTGTATCTGCATTGGTTATGGGGGTTGGCCTTCTTCAATAACGTGGTGGGTTGTAAATGGTACTGGAATTGGAGTGATGGCTTGGCTAGGTATATATCTCTGCATGAAACGTGAACTGCAGGAGATCATGATCCCTACAGCACGATATCGCTCAA ATGTTTGA